A stretch of the Microcoleus sp. bin38.metabat.b11b12b14.051 genome encodes the following:
- a CDS encoding mechanosensitive ion channel family protein, with protein sequence MTYAFRQYAEGSEAMWDDVLAPILQNVLPLIVYLVAGLLFLQAFGVDIQGLLVAIGGMSFILGFALKDILANFFSGLVLLIDTPFRFGDVIELANGRRGVIKHIGLRLTELYLIDTHSHIYIPNAVFEGQNIINLSRPTNHYYYTISIPIKADVDPFLAISLMEKVVLAHPDTMGEINKKLEVVDQFYGYSLPGVEWQQKREAGRQRLLAEYEVNTILAEIEMGLAHLAALISQLERGGLDIEERRTVQSHYLELCEKIGLELKPDRYDRRRRWLSEATGTVYDSSLIGLMRRWYQYWLKDPDLFQEDQQMLKQEWEQKIDLLKIKVNKLFWAISNPKGLETRLDDLVERFREWLRENFKSSRNEWQDPKIWINDLNGDYTRDTLVRFVRFVSMKLACMG encoded by the coding sequence GTGACCTATGCTTTTAGGCAGTATGCCGAAGGCTCCGAGGCAATGTGGGATGATGTTCTCGCTCCCATCCTACAAAATGTTCTCCCTTTAATTGTTTACTTGGTGGCTGGACTGCTGTTTCTCCAGGCGTTCGGTGTTGACATCCAAGGTTTGTTAGTTGCAATCGGAGGAATGAGTTTTATCTTGGGGTTTGCGCTAAAAGATATTCTGGCAAACTTCTTCAGTGGGTTAGTCTTGCTCATCGATACACCATTTCGCTTTGGGGATGTGATTGAGCTAGCCAACGGTAGAAGAGGCGTGATTAAACACATTGGGCTGCGATTAACCGAACTGTATCTCATTGACACCCACTCACACATTTACATCCCCAATGCCGTGTTTGAAGGGCAAAACATTATTAACCTCAGCCGTCCGACCAATCATTACTACTACACGATCTCCATCCCCATCAAAGCAGATGTTGACCCGTTTCTAGCCATCTCCCTGATGGAAAAAGTCGTGCTGGCGCACCCCGATACCATGGGCGAAATTAACAAGAAGTTAGAAGTAGTTGACCAGTTTTATGGTTACTCTTTACCTGGGGTAGAATGGCAACAGAAGCGAGAGGCGGGACGGCAACGCTTGTTAGCTGAGTATGAGGTGAATACTATACTAGCTGAGATTGAAATGGGTTTGGCGCACCTAGCCGCTCTCATCTCCCAATTAGAAAGGGGCGGATTAGATATAGAGGAGCGGCGAACAGTGCAATCACACTATCTAGAACTTTGTGAAAAGATTGGACTGGAATTAAAGCCCGATCGATATGACCGTCGCAGACGCTGGCTCAGTGAAGCTACGGGAACAGTATACGACAGTAGTTTGATTGGGCTGATGCGCCGTTGGTATCAGTACTGGTTGAAAGACCCTGACCTATTTCAAGAAGACCAGCAAATGTTGAAGCAAGAGTGGGAACAGAAGATTGATTTGTTGAAGATCAAAGTCAACAAGCTGTTTTGGGCAATCAGTAATCCCAAAGGGTTAGAAACGCGATTAGACGATCTGGTAGAACGCTTTCGCGAATGGTTGCGAGAAAACTTCAAGAGTTCA
- a CDS encoding DMT family transporter: MNESNKTTIAIVSLFVGVVAISFGSIFTRWSEAELTPNATTFNRLWLGSVVFGLWQGYKAIRQRLSFDKPVQQDSYTSQELLLLLGAGTFFAATLAFVAWSLTQTSIAISTILHNLAPIFTSLGAWLLFGQGFNRQFLIGMVVAIGGAIAIEIEQIQIATGEVTGGIAAILSAVFLGAYLLLLEQLRTKFDPIAIQLWVCVIASLSILPMLVFAGDRIFPSSVHGWLFVIFLALVCQVLGQGLLTYSVARLSSVVVSLVHLLEPVFSSILAWAIFGEKLSFSNGVGFVLVLIGLYLAVSSQAAFDLPQNRLESG, from the coding sequence ATGAATGAATCCAATAAAACGACGATTGCGATCGTTTCATTATTTGTCGGTGTAGTCGCCATATCTTTTGGCTCTATCTTCACCAGATGGAGTGAAGCTGAACTGACCCCCAATGCTACAACATTTAATCGCCTTTGGCTAGGTAGTGTCGTCTTCGGGCTGTGGCAAGGATACAAGGCGATACGTCAGAGACTTTCTTTTGACAAACCCGTTCAACAGGATTCATACACCAGTCAGGAGCTTTTGCTATTACTGGGTGCTGGGACTTTTTTTGCTGCCACCTTAGCCTTTGTAGCTTGGTCGCTGACTCAAACCAGCATCGCTATCTCGACAATCCTACATAATCTCGCCCCGATATTTACCAGCTTAGGAGCTTGGTTGTTATTCGGTCAAGGCTTTAACCGCCAATTTCTGATTGGGATGGTCGTCGCCATTGGGGGAGCGATCGCCATTGAAATCGAGCAGATCCAAATCGCCACTGGTGAAGTCACAGGAGGCATAGCTGCCATCCTCTCTGCGGTTTTTTTGGGTGCATACCTGCTGCTGTTAGAACAACTGAGAACCAAATTTGACCCGATCGCAATTCAGTTGTGGGTTTGTGTGATCGCTAGCCTATCCATCTTACCCATGCTTGTGTTCGCTGGAGATCGGATTTTTCCTTCTTCAGTGCATGGGTGGCTGTTCGTCATTTTTCTCGCCCTCGTCTGCCAAGTTTTAGGTCAGGGACTTTTAACATATAGCGTTGCCCGGTTGTCCTCAGTCGTTGTCTCCTTAGTACATTTGTTAGAGCCAGTATTTAGCAGCATTTTGGCTTGGGCAATATTTGGGGAAAAGTTAAGTTTCTCGAATGGGGTAGGTTTTGTCCTAGTTCTCATCGGTCTATACCTAGCCGTATCTAGCCAAGCTGCTTTCGATCTCCCACAAAATCGGCTAGAGAGCGGGTAG
- a CDS encoding DMT family transporter — MTAKLELAQQPSSRTPAWIATASLFASLIPLSLAPILVKLCEREIGSNAVAFHRGWIATIVFGLLSGLEALGRQKSDNQPVEQKSFTRRELGLLVALGTFGATYFLLWSLSLTQTNVANVTLFCGLNPLFVGLGGWLFLGRRYNSRFIIGMVMALAGAIAMGLDDVQFATDQVQGNALALLSGICFAAYLILLELLRSRFTTATLLLWRCAFTTMFAFPFLALAEERLFPHSWMGWFFVILQAILCQVLGQGLLAYSLSRLSSGFVAVTLLFEPVLASIFAWVIFSERLGFFDLVAFVVILLGIYVAQSSQSAVKETSEVA, encoded by the coding sequence ATGACAGCCAAACTGGAATTAGCACAGCAACCGTCGTCGAGAACACCAGCTTGGATCGCAACGGCTTCATTATTTGCCAGCCTAATCCCCCTATCTTTAGCACCAATCCTCGTCAAATTGTGCGAACGAGAAATAGGTTCAAATGCCGTAGCATTCCATCGCGGCTGGATCGCTACCATAGTCTTTGGGTTGTTGAGCGGACTTGAGGCTTTGGGCCGCCAAAAATCTGATAACCAACCCGTAGAACAGAAGTCTTTTACGAGACGAGAATTGGGGCTATTGGTAGCATTGGGAACTTTCGGAGCGACCTACTTCCTCCTGTGGTCTTTGTCGCTGACTCAAACCAACGTTGCCAACGTTACGTTATTTTGTGGTTTGAACCCACTGTTTGTCGGCTTGGGGGGGTGGTTGTTCTTAGGTCGGCGCTATAATAGCAGATTCATCATTGGCATGGTCATGGCACTGGCGGGAGCGATCGCTATGGGATTGGATGACGTGCAGTTCGCCACTGACCAAGTACAAGGTAATGCCCTCGCCTTACTATCCGGGATTTGTTTTGCTGCGTATCTGATACTGCTAGAACTACTGCGATCCCGATTTACCACGGCAACCTTACTGTTGTGGCGCTGCGCCTTCACGACTATGTTTGCGTTTCCCTTCCTCGCACTCGCCGAAGAAAGATTGTTTCCCCATTCCTGGATGGGGTGGTTTTTCGTAATTTTGCAAGCCATCTTGTGCCAAGTGTTGGGTCAAGGACTTTTGGCTTACAGCCTCAGCAGGCTGTCGTCAGGGTTCGTCGCCGTCACGCTTCTTTTCGAGCCAGTCCTTGCCTCAATCTTCGCTTGGGTAATTTTCTCTGAACGCTTGGGTTTCTTTGACTTGGTGGCGTTTGTCGTGATTTTATTAGGTATTTATGTAGCTCAATCGAGTCAATCTGCCGTTAAAGAAACCAGCGAGGTAGCGTAA
- a CDS encoding sugar phosphate nucleotidyltransferase has product MIPAAGFGTRMFPATLAVKKEFLPIIDRDGRAKPIILAIVEEALSAGIEEVCIVVQKGSRTFFEDFFKTGPSPELFQKLSKPNQEYSQYLQELGQRVTILTQDVQEGFGHAVFCAKEWVNNEPFLLLLGDHIYLSSIEISCARQLLDIYSQVRQSAIGLRLTPSDVIHHYGCAAGVWQEQDAILSVTQVYEKPDIEYARQHLSVEGLPEDLFLSMFGMYVLDPKIFDYLAEHTAVPAVMRYSSNN; this is encoded by the coding sequence GTGATTCCGGCCGCCGGTTTCGGCACTCGGATGTTTCCGGCAACTCTGGCGGTGAAGAAGGAATTTTTGCCAATTATCGATCGCGACGGCCGCGCTAAACCGATAATTTTGGCAATTGTGGAAGAAGCTTTGAGTGCGGGCATCGAAGAAGTTTGTATAGTTGTGCAAAAGGGATCTCGCACTTTTTTTGAAGATTTCTTTAAAACTGGGCCGTCTCCCGAACTTTTCCAAAAATTGTCTAAGCCAAATCAGGAGTACAGCCAATATTTACAAGAGTTGGGTCAGCGCGTTACAATTCTCACTCAGGATGTCCAGGAAGGGTTCGGCCACGCGGTATTCTGTGCTAAGGAATGGGTGAACAACGAGCCATTTCTCCTGCTTTTGGGCGACCACATTTATTTGTCGTCCATAGAAATCTCTTGCGCGCGCCAGCTATTGGATATTTACTCGCAAGTGCGGCAAAGTGCGATCGGTTTGAGATTAACACCATCTGATGTAATTCATCACTACGGCTGTGCGGCGGGAGTTTGGCAGGAACAAGATGCTATTTTGTCTGTGACGCAAGTTTACGAAAAGCCGGATATCGAGTATGCGCGGCAGCATTTAAGCGTAGAAGGCTTGCCAGAGGATTTATTTTTATCAATGTTTGGGATGTATGTCCTCGATCCTAAAATCTTTGATTATTTGGCAGAACATACAGCGGTTCCCGCTGTTATGAGGTACAGTAGCAACAATTAG
- a CDS encoding GHMP kinase, giving the protein MKLFVPGRLCLFGEHSDWAAGYRPLNPAIEKGCTLIASTNQGIYAEVKKHPTHLILRAALNDGTKIEAALPMAKNALLAEAQTGSFFSYAAGVAAQFLSQCSVGGLEIDNYLTDLPIQKGLSSSAAICVLVARAFNRLYDLKMNVRAEMEMAYLGETATPSRCDRMDQGCAYGNRPIMMIFDGAQMDVVELKVTKDLFFVIADLGASKNTQEILASLNQAYPFAANEVQVNVQKYLGAINYQITQDAAAALQQGDAVKIGELMKVAQREFDRYLIPACPGQLTAPVLHELLNYQPIQPYILGGKKVGSQGDGTAQFIVKDAEIQQQVINIIARDFPQMECVKLTISSQTHLEPETEFNAATPEI; this is encoded by the coding sequence ATGAAACTTTTTGTTCCGGGCCGCCTGTGTTTGTTTGGCGAACACAGCGATTGGGCCGCAGGTTATCGCCCGCTGAATCCCGCTATAGAAAAAGGCTGCACTCTGATAGCCAGTACAAATCAAGGAATTTATGCCGAAGTCAAAAAACATCCGACACACTTGATTTTGCGGGCTGCTTTAAATGACGGCACAAAAATAGAAGCTGCACTCCCGATGGCAAAAAATGCTCTGCTTGCTGAAGCACAAACAGGAAGTTTTTTCAGTTATGCAGCCGGTGTTGCCGCTCAATTTCTCTCGCAATGCAGCGTGGGAGGACTGGAAATTGACAATTATTTAACAGATTTGCCAATTCAGAAAGGCTTGTCTTCAAGTGCCGCAATTTGCGTGTTAGTAGCCAGGGCTTTCAATCGCTTATACGATTTAAAAATGAACGTCCGTGCCGAAATGGAAATGGCTTATCTAGGCGAGACTGCCACACCTTCCCGTTGCGACCGCATGGATCAGGGTTGTGCCTATGGAAATCGCCCGATTATGATGATTTTTGATGGCGCTCAAATGGATGTTGTTGAGCTAAAAGTTACCAAAGATTTGTTTTTTGTCATCGCAGATTTGGGCGCTAGTAAAAACACTCAAGAAATCCTGGCAAGCCTTAATCAGGCTTACCCCTTTGCTGCGAATGAAGTTCAAGTAAACGTGCAGAAATATCTCGGTGCGATTAATTATCAAATTACCCAAGATGCCGCCGCAGCTTTGCAGCAGGGAGATGCGGTTAAAATCGGCGAGTTGATGAAAGTTGCCCAGAGGGAATTTGACAGGTATTTAATCCCCGCTTGTCCCGGGCAATTAACTGCTCCCGTTTTGCACGAACTCCTGAACTATCAACCGATTCAGCCTTATATTTTGGGCGGGAAGAAAGTAGGTTCTCAGGGAGACGGCACGGCGCAATTTATCGTGAAAGATGCAGAAATTCAACAGCAAGTTATCAATATTATTGCACGGGATTTTCCTCAGATGGAATGTGTGAAACTTACTATTAGTTCTCAGACCCATTTGGAGCCTGAAACAGAATTTAATGCAGCAACCCCAGAAATATAA